The Haliaeetus albicilla chromosome 19, bHalAlb1.1, whole genome shotgun sequence genome has a segment encoding these proteins:
- the MTERF2 gene encoding transcription termination factor 2, mitochondrial isoform X1 — MQTVVSLPVEERLQFAVPLKQSLFQDRESCCSLCIGLRSMMLRGVTHSAKDIFTLLLARSQYCNPGLNFPSVWTEVMKRSFLIHSTYTTDTKSREENKKTIDSLYRLSVDIKKIRRLKEWVLLQDVAYVKEIADILKEMGADETTVANILERCPEAILHTPAEINSQRTLWQLVCQNENHLIKLIEQFPESFFSTQYHENQKANILFFQELGLKNNIITRFLTSAPSIFYNPVEKNKNVIETLQRNYLSLGGSDANMKIWILKLLSQNPFILLNSSTTIQENLEFLQKNHFSDHEVLQLLSKLKGFIFQLTPTTMQKSMLYSKNVFKCSDQELKQLVLKCPALLYYSVPVLEERLEGLLKEGISVAQIRDTPMVLELTTQIVQYRIKKLSALGYDIKSGNLESLNGTKKDFEVNYGRIQSKKERPIFNPVAPVHIEE; from the exons ATGCAGACGGTTGTGTCACTCCCTGTGGAAGAGAGGCTTCAGTTTGCAGTCCCCTTGAAACAGTCACTTTTTCAGGACAGGGAAAG TTGCTGTTCTCTCTGCATAGGACTGCGTTCCATGATGTTGAGAGGAGTCACTCACAGTGCAAAAGATATATTTACTCTTCTGTTGGCAAGATCTCAGTATTGTAACCCAGGACTGAATTTTCCCTCTGTATGGACTGAAGTAATGAAGAGAAGCTTCCTAATACATTCCACTTACACAACGGATACAAAatcaagagaggaaaataaaaaaaccattGATAGTCTCTACAGATTGTCAGTTGACATTAAGAAAATACGCAGACTAAAGGAATGGGTCCTTCTCCAGGATGTGGCCTATGTTAAAGAAATTGCTGATATCTTAAAAGAAATGGGAGCAGATGAGACCACTGTAGCCAACATTTTAGAACGCTGCCCAGAGGCAATTCTCCATACCCCTGCAGAGATAAACTCTCAAAGAACTCTATGGCAACTAGTATGCCAGAATGAAAATCACTTAATTAAATTAATAGAGCAATTTCCAGAGTCTTTTTTTAGTACTCAGTATCATGAGAATCAGAAGGCAAATATACTGTTTTTTCAAGAGTTGGGACTTAAGAATAATATAATCACCAGGTTCTTGACAAGCGCACCCAGTATATTCTATAATCCtgttgagaaaaacaaaaacgTGATAGAGACattacaaagaaattatttaagttTAGGAGGTTCTGATGCAAATATGAAGATCTGGATACTGAAGCTATTGAGCcaaaatccatttattttattaaattcctCCACCACAATCCAGGAGAACTTGGAATTTCTCCAGAAGAATCATTTCAGTGACCATGAAGTTCTACAGCTGCTGTCCAAActtaaaggttttatttttcagcttacTCCTACTACTATGCAGAAGAGTATGCTTTATtccaaaaatgtctttaagtGCAGTGATCAAGAATTAAAACAGCTAGTGCTGAAATGCCCAGCCCTTCTCTACTATTCTGTTCCAGTTTTGGAAGAAAGACTTGAAGGACTACTGAAGGAAGGAATTTCTGTAGCGCAGATTAGAGACACACCAATGGTGCTGGAGTTGACAACGCAAATTGTTCAGTACCGAATTAAAAAACTCTCTGCTTTGGGATATGATATAAAGAGTGGAAATCTAGAAAGCTTGAATGGTACTAAGAAGGATTTTGAAGTCAATTATGGTAGGATACAATCAAAGAAGGAGAGACCAATTTTTAATCCTGTTGCTCCTGTACACATCGAAGAATAA
- the MTERF2 gene encoding transcription termination factor 2, mitochondrial isoform X2, giving the protein MMLRGVTHSAKDIFTLLLARSQYCNPGLNFPSVWTEVMKRSFLIHSTYTTDTKSREENKKTIDSLYRLSVDIKKIRRLKEWVLLQDVAYVKEIADILKEMGADETTVANILERCPEAILHTPAEINSQRTLWQLVCQNENHLIKLIEQFPESFFSTQYHENQKANILFFQELGLKNNIITRFLTSAPSIFYNPVEKNKNVIETLQRNYLSLGGSDANMKIWILKLLSQNPFILLNSSTTIQENLEFLQKNHFSDHEVLQLLSKLKGFIFQLTPTTMQKSMLYSKNVFKCSDQELKQLVLKCPALLYYSVPVLEERLEGLLKEGISVAQIRDTPMVLELTTQIVQYRIKKLSALGYDIKSGNLESLNGTKKDFEVNYGRIQSKKERPIFNPVAPVHIEE; this is encoded by the coding sequence ATGATGTTGAGAGGAGTCACTCACAGTGCAAAAGATATATTTACTCTTCTGTTGGCAAGATCTCAGTATTGTAACCCAGGACTGAATTTTCCCTCTGTATGGACTGAAGTAATGAAGAGAAGCTTCCTAATACATTCCACTTACACAACGGATACAAAatcaagagaggaaaataaaaaaaccattGATAGTCTCTACAGATTGTCAGTTGACATTAAGAAAATACGCAGACTAAAGGAATGGGTCCTTCTCCAGGATGTGGCCTATGTTAAAGAAATTGCTGATATCTTAAAAGAAATGGGAGCAGATGAGACCACTGTAGCCAACATTTTAGAACGCTGCCCAGAGGCAATTCTCCATACCCCTGCAGAGATAAACTCTCAAAGAACTCTATGGCAACTAGTATGCCAGAATGAAAATCACTTAATTAAATTAATAGAGCAATTTCCAGAGTCTTTTTTTAGTACTCAGTATCATGAGAATCAGAAGGCAAATATACTGTTTTTTCAAGAGTTGGGACTTAAGAATAATATAATCACCAGGTTCTTGACAAGCGCACCCAGTATATTCTATAATCCtgttgagaaaaacaaaaacgTGATAGAGACattacaaagaaattatttaagttTAGGAGGTTCTGATGCAAATATGAAGATCTGGATACTGAAGCTATTGAGCcaaaatccatttattttattaaattcctCCACCACAATCCAGGAGAACTTGGAATTTCTCCAGAAGAATCATTTCAGTGACCATGAAGTTCTACAGCTGCTGTCCAAActtaaaggttttatttttcagcttacTCCTACTACTATGCAGAAGAGTATGCTTTATtccaaaaatgtctttaagtGCAGTGATCAAGAATTAAAACAGCTAGTGCTGAAATGCCCAGCCCTTCTCTACTATTCTGTTCCAGTTTTGGAAGAAAGACTTGAAGGACTACTGAAGGAAGGAATTTCTGTAGCGCAGATTAGAGACACACCAATGGTGCTGGAGTTGACAACGCAAATTGTTCAGTACCGAATTAAAAAACTCTCTGCTTTGGGATATGATATAAAGAGTGGAAATCTAGAAAGCTTGAATGGTACTAAGAAGGATTTTGAAGTCAATTATGGTAGGATACAATCAAAGAAGGAGAGACCAATTTTTAATCCTGTTGCTCCTGTACACATCGAAGAATAA